From Algoriphagus sp. NG3, the proteins below share one genomic window:
- a CDS encoding class I SAM-dependent methyltransferase, with the protein MNESILSLCPGLWKDYELIDTGGFEKLERFGDFILSRPEPQAIWDKTLPESDWKSMAHAHFAKEKSNPEKGNWEQLKKMPHNWAIEYANEDGLNLKLNLAQTSFKHIGLFPEQAVNWDYLYKTIKRFPGTKPKVLNLFAYTGAASVAAKAAGADVTHLDSVKQVVTWSRHNMESSGQADIRWIVDDAMKFIKREARRGNKYNGIILDPPAYGRGPDGEKWVLEEQINEMLKVCAEILDPKDHFLLLNMYSLSFSSLIAANLINTTFSNVQNAEHGELYLQDNQNKKLPLGIFFRFSSF; encoded by the coding sequence ATGAACGAATCCATACTATCACTTTGCCCAGGACTTTGGAAAGATTATGAACTCATTGACACCGGTGGATTTGAGAAATTGGAGCGGTTTGGAGACTTCATTCTCAGCAGACCTGAACCTCAGGCTATCTGGGACAAAACACTTCCTGAAAGTGATTGGAAAAGTATGGCCCATGCACATTTTGCGAAGGAAAAAAGCAATCCTGAGAAGGGGAACTGGGAGCAACTCAAGAAAATGCCGCACAACTGGGCCATAGAATATGCGAATGAAGATGGGTTGAACCTAAAACTCAACCTAGCCCAAACTTCCTTCAAGCATATTGGCCTCTTCCCTGAGCAAGCGGTAAACTGGGATTACTTATACAAAACCATCAAAAGATTTCCGGGAACTAAGCCTAAAGTACTCAATCTTTTTGCCTATACGGGCGCTGCAAGTGTGGCTGCAAAGGCTGCCGGCGCGGATGTCACGCACCTGGATTCTGTGAAGCAGGTGGTGACTTGGTCCAGACACAATATGGAATCTTCCGGTCAAGCAGACATCCGATGGATAGTAGATGATGCCATGAAATTCATCAAAAGAGAAGCACGAAGGGGAAATAAATACAACGGAATCATCCTGGATCCTCCTGCCTATGGCCGCGGTCCTGATGGAGAAAAGTGGGTGCTGGAAGAGCAGATCAACGAAATGCTCAAAGTATGTGCGGAAATCCTGGATCCAAAAGATCATTTTCTCTTGCTCAATATGTATTCCCTGAGCTTCTCTTCCCTCATCGCGGCAAACCTGATCAATACCACCTTCTCTAATGTGCAGAACGCTGAACATGGGGAACTTTACCTGCAGGATAACCAAAACAAAAAATTGCCACTGGGAATTTTCTTCAGATTTTCCAGCTTTTGA